Proteins encoded in a region of the Enoplosus armatus isolate fEnoArm2 chromosome 16, fEnoArm2.hap1, whole genome shotgun sequence genome:
- the crabp2b gene encoding cellular retinoic acid-binding protein 2b — MEKKITDFSGKWTMKSSENFEELLKALGVNMFLRKIAVAAASSPAVEITQQGESLSIKTSTSVRTTHVSFTVGQSFNETTVDGRPCTSVPKWETDSKISCEQTLQKGDGPKTAWTRELTNDGELILTMTAGDVVCTRVYERE; from the exons ATGGAGAAGAAAATCACAGATTTCTCAGGAAAATGGACAATGAAGTCTTCGGAAAATTTCGAGGAACTTTTGAAAGCGCTGG GTGTGAACATGTTCCTGAGGAAAATCGCTGTGGCGGCAGCCTCCAGCCCAGCAGTGGAAATCACCCAGCAAGGAGAGAGTCTGTCCATCAAGACATCCACCAGCGTCCGCACCACCCATGTCTCCTTCACTGTGGGTCAGTCCTTCAATGAGACCACAGTGGATGGACGTCCCTGCACG AGCGTTCCTAAGTGGGAAACAGACAGCAAGATCAGCTGTGAACAGACTTTACAGAAAGGCGATGGGCCCAAGACAGCGTGGACCCGAGAGCTGACCAACGATGGAGAACTGATACTG acAATGACTGCCGGGGATGTTGTCTGCACCAGGGTTTATGAGAGAGAATga